The genome window AATCCGGCAGCATCGATCCATACACCATACACCTCAAGAGCAACACTATACATGCACTGAGGGAGATTGGATATTGGAGGGCTCTCCAATCAATCCACACGTAGAACAAGCCGGTCCTGCCGACAGTCCATAACGTAACATCCGTCCCATACTTTTCCTAccctcacacacacacacacacgctgTCGTCGCTGCTCGCCGGAGCTAAAGGGGCAAAGGGACAAGTGTCTGCCCTGTTGGCCACTTGCTTGGACAAATCTTACACTAGGCCATGGCGTCCAAAAAAATATCTCAAACGAACCGATTCCATTGCATCCACTCATCCAGATATCACGTCTCATCCATAGCTTTATCTTAATTTCgatataataaataataataaggcCGTCGCTCTCCACCACGAAATTACGTATAACCAACCACAAAAGTAGCTCCCGCTAATCCGTCCCCGTACCTCTTTCGCCTATAAAGAGATCGATCCGTGCCACTGGCTCACTCACGGCAGCTCTGAAGCGAGAAAGAGATCGATCGTATTCGTATCCGCGGAACAAGCAGCGAAGGATCGGAGCCTATCCAATGGCCGAGGGCAAGAGCAGCTCCGGCGGCGACCTGTTCTCCAGCGGCAAGCTGGTGGCGGGGGCCGCCGTGTCGGTGTTCCAGCAGAAGAGCGTGGAGAACGTCGACAAGCAGGAGGTcgccggcgcggcggccgagCTCCTGCACGCGGCGTCCGCGTACGGTAAGCTCGACGACAAGCCGGCCGGGCAGTACGTCGAGAAGGCCGAGGGGTACCTGAAGGAGTTCAGCGCGGGACACGCCACCGAGCAGGAGCAGCCTGCGGCGGCAGCAGGCGACGACGCGGCGCCCAAGTCACCGGCGCCGGAGGCGCCCAAGGAGCCGGCGGCGGTGCCTGCGCCGGCCGCGGAGGAAGGCAGCAAGTCGTCGGAGGGGTTCGGCCTCGGCGACGTCATGAAGGGCGCCGAGCAGCTGGTGGGAGGGAATAAGCAGGGCGGCGGGGAGGAGAGCGCCGGCGGCGGTGGGCTGTTTAAGATGGCCCAGGGCTTCCTCAAGTAGATATTGTCTGGCCAACGTATATACGAGTACGTAATTAGCTTCAAAATAATGTTCCCCTCGCCTTTATTTGCTGTTCAAGTCCCTGTAATAACCGAGAACGTTAATTGTAGCAGTGTGTTTTTTATATGATTAAATAAGTACTATGTTGTATAAGGCTAGTGCAGCTGTGCAGGTTACTCTATATTCTTACTCTATATCACTATTTGTAGTCTACTCATCAATTAATAAATAGATTGCTTGATAATATACATCAAGAAGGAGATCACCATAGAGTTCATAACAAATGCATTG of Zea mays cultivar B73 chromosome 8, Zm-B73-REFERENCE-NAM-5.0, whole genome shotgun sequence contains these proteins:
- the LOC100278648 gene encoding uncharacterized protein LOC100278648 — its product is MAEGKSSSGGDLFSSGKLVAGAAVSVFQQKSVENVDKQEVAGAAAELLHAASAYGKLDDKPAGQYVEKAEGYLKEFSAGHATEQEQPAAAAGDDAAPKSPAPEAPKEPAAVPAPAAEEGSKSSEGFGLGDVMKGAEQLVGGNKQGGGEESAGGGGLFKMAQGFLK